Genomic DNA from Misgurnus anguillicaudatus chromosome 18, ASM2758022v2, whole genome shotgun sequence:
TGAGTTCAGGTGAGACAAAGGACACTTTGCTGTAATCAGGTGAACGAGCATGCACCTCACGGAGACTTGGAGTGTGCATCTTATTGGGAATGATaaggggtgtgtgtgtgtgtggcccAGACACACTCTAAGGTCAGCGCCATCATGGCCGTCACAACTACCTCTAGCTCCAGCTCTGGGTTGAGTTCAGGATAGGAGCTCTTGGCATAGTTAATGGAGATGTAGGGTGTTGGGGAGGTGTCACAGGTcggggtggacccagatgtaaataaggtcacgcccctttttccacctcgaggaggtccccaaagccaccccaatgaccagacacacaaggtaagcataaaattaaaatgtactttatttaaattacttaaaataataaataggggAGGGAGGAAGGGGAACTTAAAATAACGCCCTCTTCAGGCTCTTGTATTTTCACCGGCTGGATTTCACACAGTTCCTCTTCGGGTCgctcattttctctctctctttccacagGCCACCACTGGAAACACAAGGGGCACAGTTACTCTGCTTTGGATGGCTCTCACCTCCTGGCTGGACTCGGCGTACTGTAAGTACGGGTCTCCTCGATTTCTCCTCAgattattcactctctctccttTTATCTCCACAGGTATCGACTGGGACACAAAAGCACAGTGGTTCTCACCTCTTGGCTGGACTCGGCGTACCGCAAGTACAGGTCTTCTCGTTTTCTCCTCAGATTATTCACTCTCTCCTTTTCCCTCTACAGGTATCAACTGGCAGCAGTGGCGGACTTACAGCACTTTACGAGGCGTCTGATGGGGTAAGTAGTTCCTACTTGGCGTCGGGGGCGAACCCTCTCGACTACTCGGTGGTGGCAGAGGGGTGGGATATCTcaacgtctcaccgggccgagcgcttcCCTCTCTTCGCTGCCGTCAGGTGTTCGaactctggacaggggcgcccctttgtagaggccaCGGGACGATGGAATTCCTccacctctctctctgcaacaACAATCTTTATGCAAATGAAAGTATCAATGGTAATGCCCCCAAATCGTACTCACACCTCTGCTGTTTCTTCAGCTCCTTACTGCCACCCTTCACATCCGCCCAAGGTCCAGACGGAAAAAGATTGTCCCAAGGCACCGTGCTATTTCCCGAGATCTGAAGCACGCTCACAACATATGCTGTACTGGAATAGGCTAGGATCAGCAGCCTCTTTGTCCTTCCTCAACGAAGTGCGTGAAGGCGGGGGTTTATCTGACAGGACACACACAGCAATAcccagcaacccacagcaaatatacagcaccacgtcaaaatTAAAGGTGTTCACCGTAcaaggactcacccaccacgctcagtgtaCAAAAAGGACACCCGTCTTCCTTCCTTCGCTTGGTTCGGATCTGGCGATGAAATATGCGGCCTAGCTAGTGATGTCGTCGTTGTGACTGCTTCAATAAATattccttcggctcacccaccacgctatgCTAGGGGTGGGGCCgccctccttctcctggaggAATCCAACATAAAGCCAGGTAAATATACAGGATGCTTTCAACTTGATCTTAGTACTCACATCAATGCCGTTTTCAATCCCCTTTTCCTTTATCTCCGTTTGAAATGTACTCCGTTCACTTCTCAACCTTTAAGGTTCGCGATGTCTTCCACAACCATACGGTTTCCGCCAAAAAGCTCTCTTCGGGGTGCTCCTTTACTCTCTCTTCCCGTCCTGCCTTTCTTTCGCCTCTCGTGGCTCCTGTCCTCTTTCCGCGCGCTTCGTAGCACagcccggatcaacagagcctgcaggctcttcaaaaggtgcgGATCATCTTTCTGCCTTAGGCAGACGAGCTTCCCCGTGTCAATCGCCTCTCGTGTCAATCGCCCTTAACTGTGATTTTTGCTGCTTCTAAATACTGCCCTGTTCAGCGTATCCTCCAATCATCGGCCGCTCCTCTTAACTACGCACAGCTGCGTCCAATTCGCCGATTTTCCCACTCGCGGCGCTTACCGGAAGTCCGGTGTTCGTCTtttccggtccgggcggaaccaaaacttctataattttggttccgccccaaaGAAAAAAAGATTGTCACCTTGTGACAGAGGGTTTAGGAGGGCGAGTGTGCCCCTTCGATGGAGTCAGGAGAGCGAGCACTCACATCACAAAGTTTAGGAGAGTGAGCATCACACtcaattcaatttatttttattttatttttttaccgcTCGTGATGTTTAGGTGAGCGAACATGGCACTTGCGATGATCCATTGCGCCAACATGGCATTGGCGACAATCAGGAGAGCTGGAGGACACAGGGACAGTCTTAAGGTGAAGCACTTAACATGCTCAAAAAACTTAGCATATGTGCCATGCttggtgaaaataaaaaaactctgAGGTGAACAGGCCTGGGTGTGGCCATTAACTTAAATAGCATCCCCAAACACAGGCAATGTTTGGGATGAGTTGCATACATGCTCACGGGACTTAGTATGACCATTGTTCTCATCATGTAGGATGTTTCTCAAATGTTTAGTTGCCTCCTCTGGAGACTGCATCCTTCTTAGACCAGTCCTTCTGGCGCTTTGGGGTTTGAGTCTTCCTCAACAGCCTGAATTAGATGGTTTGTGGTCTCCCAGTTCCCAATTCTTTACAACATGggcagtttaaaattaatatgttaataatttacaacaaaacataaatgtTGTCTTCtctaaaaacatgtttttgcaTTATATGTCATAACAAAATTGAGTGAGCTCTGTGCCAACTTGTTTGCTAccatttgttgttgttgttgttgttttttgcttgtgttTCAGAATGAAATTGGGAAACGTGTAAGTGCCTACTTGATTTTCGCAAAGTTTCTGGAATGTGTGCAAATAATTGTGGGTTAATTGAGGCCAGAAGTGATACACTTCAAGGGTCCTTCTAAAGAGGCCAATGCAACCCAATGCGACACAAAACAAAGGCTGCCATTGAAGCTCCCTTGAAATTAGGATGTCCTTCAATCAATGCATGATGATGACATAGCAGCTGAGATATGCTGCCTTTCTAGTATACGTCCTCACATTTGAGAAACACCCATAGAGTCAAGTTTACAAGGTTGTGTTTGACTCCACCCAACAGGAGGTCAGCCATGTTGGATGGAATGTGGAATTTATTTACTCAGAGATTTATAAAGCTTAtagcctggttagccagacctacatcaagatgtaaggtctggcaactcttcacacaaacggctcaatgcaaggggcgggatataaggttgtccctcaaaatgcctctgtacgcaataggatagcgctatgaccaatcagagcaacgaagaAGGTGACGTATCAGTCCCCTGCGTTTCCCCACCGGTGGAGCTAattggtatatcaaacttttaccgtaaccagtcggcaaaactccaaacacatctttcttgcttaaaaaggacttcagtagggttatttgctcttctctcaaagaaaaacataagtctaagtcctccagagtcgcggccaaagccgcttcaaaaaaagctgttcgccagcagcagcagtcattctttgttttcaagtaggaaccgtcgaaggcagctctgtcgtcatcatgttaagcccgccccacagacgctacacacgatgtgattggcctgaccaaattttggtttttggagctgttaagtgtattgtgagtgcctagactaaaccctggcagcaaatatattttgcggccgctagggtgcgtctagatttctaggctaTAAAGCTTATGAAATCGTtggaaaaaatatgaaatttctAACACAAGCACTTGATATTTCAAAGCACAAATCAGCATTATTGAGTCTGCAGGGCCACCTaagaataaaatgtaatttttaataccacatttaaaagctaaaatgtatattattgttttacaaaatatgttGAAATATTTGTAGATGAAGAAAAGCTGCAGGACAGTATTGTAAATGCTTGCTGTTATTTATCATCCAATTATAGTCCAAATGACTTACTGTAACATAATGAATATACTTATTGAGAccctttataaatatatttcatatgcagtttgtaaattaatattttatacttGACAACAGTGTTTgatatgtttttaaaacatttacaaataacatttgaacagacacacacgcacacatccAGGTGTCACAAATTTGCTGTCAAATCTTGCATCAGATCAACCCTGTTTGTCCAAGCATGGAGGGTCTTAGTGTTCAATCCTTAATGCTTTTAAATGTATGATATAACCTtgaatcatttaaaatgaaatgtgactttttgtACCATGTTTACTATGGTGCAATTATCAGACCACAGAACCGTCTAGGATTTATGATGCAAACAATTGATATGTCAGTATCATATATAAGTCATCATCTGGCCTTATTCTACCATATTTAGCTTTTAACTATTAGAAATActtgaagaaaatatatatataaaaaagaaatgtatcTTGAGATGGTGTGCAGACCATAAAATCTAGTGAATATTATTTATGTCAACCAGTGACATAAAACCTTTTGAGTCGTTGACTTcaatttaataataattcaaaCACTGGAAAGCTACAcaacacataaaaaatacagctcTAATCTTACATTGTTTGACACTTTTTGATCATTGTGTTGTTAACCTCTGCTGTTCATTATAATAACTGATTTAATATGTATGATGTTCTCATTGAGATCAATACAGGCCTGCAGGCTGCTTTGTTTTTAGACTATATCaaatatttactgtatgtttgcaATAATGTCaaataagaaaaacatgtaTTCATAAATAAACTATACCATGTGAAACTACTTTAAAATATgaaactttaaaatataaactttattcTAAGGAATTTATTACCTCAACACAATCAGATTCACAACATTTATTCATTCACTGGCTATTATTTATCTTCAGAAACTGTATTTATTCAAATGTAAGAGTTTGTGAATGATTGAATCCACAGATATAAGTGAATATGAGAGTCTTAAAGGCCTTTTGAAAGCGAGGATAGAAAAATCCATAGATCAAAGGGTTACAAGCTGAGTTAAAATATCCCAAACAAAGTAAAGCCTGAAAAACATCAGCTGGgttcacaaaattaaaaaatggaaaaacaGCAATGGCAATAGAAAAAGGCAGCCAGCAGAGAAAGAAAACGCCCATAACAAGAGCCAGAGTTTTAGCtgcttttctttctctgtgtgcAGAGCTTTGACTGTTAACACCTGTGGTGGTCACAGACACTTTCTCTGACAAAACCTTTGCGTGTTTTTTAACAACATTGAATATGATGATATACAGAGAGCTCATTATAGTTCCTGGTATAATAAATGCCAATATTACACAAGTAAGTGCCCAttctttgtttaaaaacagaacacagcCACCAAAACAAGACATCTGTAATATAAAAGCTTCAAGACCAATAACATTCACCCCTGAAAACACAATGCTAAAGCTGTACACAAATGAAAAGATCCATGTAAAGGTGATAAATACAGCCACGGTGTTGTCTGTGATCCTCATTTTGTACTTCAGAGGGTCACAGATGGCCCAGTATCTATCAATAGATATTAAACTAAGATGTATTAAAGAAGAAGTACAGAAGGTCATGTCCAAACTAGAATGAACTTTACAAATAACATCTCCTAAAAACCAGCAGCCCTCGACAGATCGCACCATACTGTAGGGCATCACCAGTAAACCCAGCAGACAGTCACACACAGCCAATGACTGAACGATCAGATGAGTTGGAGACTGAAGCTGTTTGAAGTGAGAGATGGAGATGATGATCAGCAGATTCCCAAAAACTGCCATGAGGATCATGAGTGAAATGAAAGCGTATATTGCCACTTTAACAACAGTGAGACGTTGAGCTCTAGGACAAGAGTTTGGATGTAAAGGATAACACAGGAGAATGTTCTCAGTCACATTGAAAGGCATCACGTCTGAGAGGACTTCCTTTGTAAttgtaaacagacagacaattaTCACccaaaatttaaacaaattcaTTTTAGAAATTACAAAATGGTTAAGGTAAATATATAAAGTAACATGAACATAAATTGAGTACATGCCCATTAAATCTAACTTCTCCAAAATGAAAGTGATATAGCTCAGATGTGTTCATTTATACACATCAGGTCAGGTCTCAACCCCTCCCCAGCTGTATACGTAACTAACTGATACACAAACATTGTTCATGCTTCTAAATCCTCATTTCCTTTTCTCGATTCCTTTCCACGTGTCTTACCTCCACCCTGCTAGGATGCAAGCAAGAAAGAGGACGAGGTCAAAGCATTAAGTGAATTGGCCAAGGCTAAGAACATCCCATAATTTCAAGGTTGTatattgcattaactaatttcaCCATGCACATTCGAATTGAttagaaaagaaagaaattaaacaGCAACTGACACTACCCTCTGGGTCTGTGCTCCAAATAAGCAGTGTCGTGCTAATATATATAGGAATGCGGTTTTTCCTCGATCCTCACATCCTTGCGGTAGGGTAGagtggggtaagttgtcacatttttcacactgtctaacatttactgaccCCCATACATCACAATAGTATAAATCTTATACcaaatgaaaaaagaaagtcttgggcacatatgttgtattcattacattttcatatcttATCTAATTACAGAGTTGTTGACTGTTGAATAGAGAATGTTCACTTGTGACaataagttgtcacactagattatctaaaaagaagaacacaactacttaattcAAAACCAAAACTGGAAATATTAACTCTAGatcttttcacactgcgcttaaccctggcTTATCTTCGTTctaaaccctgcttttaacccTAGGTTAAGGATCCTCTTACACTTGTAATTTATAAGCGGAGTTATccttgaaattaacccagggttatgaaacccggAAGCAGGGTTAGCCTTGCTTTTGTGGGGTTAATACCGCATTGCGGTGCCAAATGCATGCAGTATAAAAAATGAAGGCTTAGCATGTTATGACCCCAaataaacacagctgaagcagaCATTACAGACATGCGTAGGAGCCAGTGATGGGAATAGCAGCGCTATAAATAAACGGCAATACTAACGCCTTTATTTTTTCAGTAAcaagtaatcaaataaattactgtttcccTCGCTATAACGCCGTTACCGTTACTGACAATAAATGCTGCGTGTTACTATAATTAACCAATtttccccacaaagataggaataccagtatttttatgaccttgtggggacattttgtgGTCCCCATTAGAAAACAAGCTTATAGATCAAACAGGATGATGTTTCTTGAAcatgtgaagtagcagaaagtAAATAACCCGCCGCTCTGGGTTGAGGTAACTAATAactacagttttatgactgctaaaaatcatattatgctttgtgtgtttggcttaatggaatcctgagtctaagctttcaaacgatgtgccgcatgaccatatattttgaagatttaatgcttcaaagttacaatgatgTTTATGCAGTCTCACGTCCGCGGCtgcacatgttatattgcgcaccatGAACACAATCATAGCttaaaaaacacaggaaaaacgggaccttcaagacaaaaaatacgaaaattgtgctaacgtcagattacagtgatctggACCACATGTGAACACGAAGTTGACTATATGATATTGCAacgatattacgcagcgccatgttacagcagcaaagtccttgattattacgtcagaatgagagtatagttcctaaccatatctgcctagaaaatcacaacttttaattttccgtcggtcttagtacacaatgtaactacagcagagtcaagttttaaaataggaacaaatatcaaaactctttggttattttttagcgcaacattaatggactaatcagattcaatggattatgctaagcaatgctaaaagtgaaaaacattaagctgaatggattccaaaacggtacaaatctaatgtttaactctaggagagctggaaaatgaccaTATTTTCAAAACAGTGGAGTTTCCCTTTAAGTAATCCACGTAGGGGATTTATGTGACTACCACCAAATTTGGCCAGCATTATAGCAAAACATGCAAGATTCTAAATTGCGAATGGATTTTTGATGTCTCGAAAACTGTTGTCATGGGGAGAATGGGAACCGTAAAATGTTTTCCTCCAATGAGATTTTGAAGGCAGCTGCTTTTGACAGGTTTCTTTGTTATGTGTCTTCTCGGAAACCCGAACAATCCTTGTACTCAGTGGATTTCTAGAATTACGCTGATATTTCGAATGGTTTAACTTTAGGCAAGCAAAGTTGACACGACTTaatcacatacagtattgtaatTGCCCTTATTCATCTTTATTGTGAAAACATATTTTAGGTGCGGCCATGGGTGTCATGCATTTGTTGTAGATTGAGTGTCAATCTTCCAATCTCTCTggtgaagccaatacggaagtgatttaaactgcaattcattgactggccgcaagaggctggctccaaaagggagtaaattcccatagacccccatgttaaaatgacaactttacagtagaaaataatgtgtttacagcctggtacaaaaatagtttttggtctgtataactaattttgcccttcatgacatcTGTGAGAAGGGTGCAAGTATttcataattaagggcgtggctgcttgagtgacggttgaacaaCCACTGCTGTCATTTGAGTCAAGCTACTGTAggcgggtgtggtttcagcaaccagccacctcagcttcacctaCGTCCCGTCTCTTTACCTATTTTCGTAAATCCACGAGTAGTGCACAGGCAAGATGGGATGGCAGACACAGCCTattttaagcttcaaaaacgatcttccgAAACCTATGGATGACGTcatggacactacgtccatcttttttttacagtgtatgttctGGAGGCGAAACTCTTCCCCTTATCATCCTTCATGACTTAAAGTTGGTGGTGCCAccattgtgtttgtgttttgggAAACACCCGTAGAGTCAAGTTTacaaagttgtgtttgactccacctaacaggaagtcagccatgtTTGATGAAATGTGgaatttacaaatatttattcaGAGATTTAAGAGGCTTATTAATTTGCTGGAAAAATATGACATTTCTAACAAAAGCGCTTGagatttaaaaacacaactCAGCATTATTGGTTCTTCAGGTCACCTAAGAATaaagtgacatttttaaaatcacatttaaacctaaaagtatattattgtttttacaaaattataAGATGAAGAAAAGCTGCAGGACAGTTGTAACTGCTTGCTATGTTATTTATCATCCGCTTATATGAATATAATGAatacttttttttcaaataaacctCTCTCCAAATTAAAATGCACCGAACCCTACAGACTTATGGAGAccctttataaataaaattcatatgcagtttatatttgtaaataaatattttatacttGACCACAGTGTTTGATCTGTTTATGtaatacatttacaaatgacactcattcaaacacacacgcacgcacacacgcacgcacgcacgcacacacacacacacacacacacacacacacacacacacacacacacacacaccacaccaCACCGACACACACAGAGTTATGTTTAGTTATGATGCAATGTCTGAGTttatcacacaaacacacagcagCACCCAGGAGTCTTATTATAAATTCTCACTTTTTACAAAATTGACCTCTCAAAGGTCATCACATCTCATTACTGAGAGTCACTTATCCAGGTGTCACAGATTTGCTGTCAAATCTTGCATCAGACCAACCCTGTTTGTCCAAGCATTGAGAATCATGATCAACCCTAAATGCtttcaaatgtattaaatatcCTTGAATCACTTAAAATGAAATTTACCATGGTGCAGTTATCAGACCACAGAACCATAGTCTGCGAATTATGATGCAAACACCTGATATGTCAGACTGAAATCATATATAAGCCATCATCTGGCCTTATTCTACcaaatttaattattataaatatatataaaaaaaagagtaTCTTAAGATGGTGTGCAGACAGTAAATTCTAGTGAATATTATTTATGTCAACCAGTCCTATTAAATGGTTGACTACAATACGGTAAATTTTAAACAGTGAAAAGCTACACAACACATAAAAACACATATCAGACCTAACAATGTTTGACACTTTTTGTTCATTGTGTTGTTTAACTCCTGTTTATTATAAAACTGATTTAATATGATTATTATGATGTTCTCATTAAGATCAATACAGGCCTGCAGGCTGCTTTGTTTTTAAACTGTATCAAATATTTACTCTATGTTTGCAATAATGTCAAATAagcaaaatatttattcataattAAACCATAGCATGTAAAACTAAATGTAAACTTTGTTCTAAGGAATTTATTACCTCAACACAATCAGCTTCACAGTATTTATTCAGTCATTGATTATCAGAAACTGTATTCATTCAAATGTCAGAGTATGTGAATAATTGAATCCACAGATATAAGTGAATATGAGAGTCTTAAAGGCCTTCTGAAAGCGAGGATAGAAAAATCCATAGATCAAAGGATTACAAGCTGAGTTAAAATATGCAAACCAAAGTAAAGCCTGAAAAACAACGCCTGGggtcacaaaattaaaaaaaggaaaaacagcAGTGGCAATAGAAAAAGGCAGCCAGCAGATAAAGAAAACGCCCATAACAAGAGCCAGAGTTTTAGCtgcttttctttctctgtgtgcAGAGCTTTGACTGTTAACACCTGTGGTGGTCACAGACACTTTCTCTGACAAAACCTTTGCATGTTTTTTCACAACAGTGAATATGATGATATACAGAGAGCTCATTATAGTCCCTGGAATAATAAATGCCAATATTACACAAGTTACTGCCCAttctttgtttaaaaacagaacacagcCACCAAAACAAGACATCTGTAATATAAAAGCTTCAAGACCAACAGCATTCACCCCTGAAAACACAATGCTAAAGCTGTACACAAATGAAAAGATCCATGTAAAGGTGATAAATACAGTCACAGTGGTGTTTGTGACCCTCATTCTGTACTTCAGAGGGTCACAGATGGCCCAGTATCTATCTATAGATATTAAACTAAGATGTAGTAAAGAAGAGATACAGAGGGTCATGTCCAAGCTAGAATGAACTTTACAAACAACATCTCCCAAAAACCAGCAGCCCTCGACCGCTCGCACCATACTGTAGGGCATCACCAGTGAACCCAGCAGACAGTCACACACAGCCAATGACTGAACGATCAGATGAGTTGGAGACTGAAGCTGTTTGAAGTGAGAGATGGAGATGATGATCAGCAGATTCCCAAAAACTGTCATGAGGATTATGAGTAACATTACAGCATACATTGCCATTTTAACAACAGTGAGACGATGAGCTCTAGGACAAGAGTTTTGAT
This window encodes:
- the LOC129430003 gene encoding trace amine-associated receptor 4-like, whose product is MNLFKFWVIIVCLFTITKEVLSDVMPFNVTENILLCYPLHPNSCPRAQRLTVVKVAIYAFISLMILMAVFGNLLIIISISHFKQLQSPTHLIVQSLAVCDCLLGLLVMPYSMVRSVEGCWFLGDVICKVHSSLDMTFCTSSLIHLSLISIDRYWAICDPLKYKMRITDNTVAVFITFTWIFSFVYSFSIVFSGVNVIGLEAFILQMSCFGGCVLFLNKEWALTCVILAFIIPGTIMSSLYIIIFNVVKKHAKVLSEKVSVTTTGVNSQSSAHRERKAAKTLALVMGVFFLCWLPFSIAIAVFPFFNFVNPADVFQALLCLGYFNSACNPLIYGFFYPRFQKAFKTLIFTYICGFNHSQTLTFE
- the LOC129429000 gene encoding trace amine-associated receptor 4-like — protein: MSFNETENIFLCYPLHQNSCPRAHRLTVVKMAMYAVMLLIILMTVFGNLLIIISISHFKQLQSPTHLIVQSLAVCDCLLGSLVMPYSMVRAVEGCWFLGDVVCKVHSSLDMTLCISSLLHLSLISIDRYWAICDPLKYRMRVTNTTVTVFITFTWIFSFVYSFSIVFSGVNAVGLEAFILQMSCFGGCVLFLNKEWAVTCVILAFIIPGTIMSSLYIIIFTVVKKHAKVLSEKVSVTTTGVNSQSSAHRERKAAKTLALVMGVFFICWLPFSIATAVFPFFNFVTPGVVFQALLWFAYFNSACNPLIYGFFYPRFQKAFKTLIFTYICGFNYSHTLTFE